A DNA window from Candidatus Deferrimicrobium sp. contains the following coding sequences:
- a CDS encoding RNA polymerase sigma factor, translating to MYATGVPTAVPNEDADLVRSAIAGDDDAFAELVRRHKGTVLRTAARFARNHEELEDLGQETFLRVYRDLRSFRGDAPFGHWLSRITVHVCYDALRKRRQEEKDVSLEVLATPVADPSTENGPAAQLARMILDRGMSRLKPEDRLVITLFELEDRSVREVAELTGWSETRVKVRAFRARQALKRSIGGDDERSST from the coding sequence TTGTACGCTACGGGAGTGCCGACGGCGGTGCCGAACGAGGATGCTGACCTCGTACGCTCTGCCATCGCGGGCGACGATGACGCGTTTGCGGAGTTGGTACGTCGACACAAGGGTACGGTCCTTCGCACCGCCGCACGCTTCGCACGCAACCATGAGGAGCTGGAGGATCTCGGACAGGAGACGTTCCTGAGGGTCTACCGGGACCTCCGCTCCTTTCGCGGCGATGCCCCTTTCGGGCACTGGCTGTCGCGGATCACGGTGCACGTATGTTACGACGCGCTTCGGAAACGGCGCCAGGAGGAGAAGGATGTTTCGCTGGAAGTCCTGGCCACTCCGGTGGCGGACCCCTCCACGGAAAACGGCCCTGCCGCCCAGCTGGCCCGTATGATCCTCGACCGGGGGATGTCGCGCCTAAAGCCCGAGGACCGGCTGGTGATCACGCTGTTCGAACTGGAGGACCGGTCGGTCCGGGAGGTGGCGGAGTTGACGGGGTGGAGCGAAACGCGGGTGAAGGTGCGCGCTTTCCGGGCGCGGCAGGCATTGAAACGGAGTATCGGAGGAGACGATGAACGATCATCGACGTGA
- a CDS encoding Spy/CpxP family protein refolding chaperone, whose protein sequence is MKASHKKGFVALAILTAVAIGGTFVSGYAWADRGEDHGAGCACSERGGGWKGHDHRVHRLAKALDLSKEQKEQVKAIFRKHHDEIAPLRKEMVSERRELRNLILSDKPDEAALREQAKKIAATAGNLAVRWAKVAQEVRTVLTPEQVQKFRALQEKRDRRIDRMMEQGEERHSNGG, encoded by the coding sequence ATGAAAGCATCGCACAAGAAGGGATTCGTCGCGTTGGCCATCCTTACCGCGGTTGCCATTGGAGGGACGTTCGTTTCCGGTTACGCCTGGGCCGATCGCGGCGAAGACCACGGAGCAGGGTGCGCCTGCTCCGAACGGGGTGGCGGGTGGAAGGGACACGACCACCGCGTGCACCGGCTGGCGAAGGCGCTCGACCTGTCGAAGGAGCAGAAGGAGCAGGTCAAGGCCATCTTCAGGAAACATCATGACGAGATCGCCCCGCTTCGCAAGGAGATGGTATCCGAACGGCGGGAATTGCGGAATCTGATCCTGTCGGACAAGCCGGACGAGGCGGCCCTCCGGGAACAGGCGAAGAAGATCGCCGCGACGGCCGGGAATCTCGCCGTTCGCTGGGCCAAGGTGGCCCAGGAAGTGCGGACGGTACTGACGCCGGAGCAGGTCCAGAAGTTCCGGGCCTTGCAGGAAAAGCGGGACCGGAGGATCGACCGGATGATGGAGCAGGGGGAAGAGCGGCACTCGAACGGGGGATGA